Sequence from the Cellulomonas fimi ATCC 484 genome:
GACCGTGGGCCTGTTCAACATCGTGGCGGGACTGGTCGCGGTCTTCCAGGACGACAAGGTGCTCGCGTGGTCGGGCAACGGGGTCGTCCTGTTCGACGTCTCGGCGTGGGGCTGGGTGCACCTGCTGCTCGGCATCGCGCTGACCGCGCTCGGGCTCGCGCTGTTCACGGGCGCCGCGTGGGCCCGCTACACCGCGTGCGTCTTCGTGGTGCTCAACCTCGTCGCGCAGTTCGTCTCGCTCCCGGTGACGCCCTGGTGGTCGCTCACGGTGATCGCGCTCGACGTGGTCGTCCTGTGGGCGCTGACGGTGCACGGCGCCGACGTCGAGCGCGCGGTGTCCTGACGGGTCCGGCACGGCCCGGACCGGGTCGACGAGGAGGA
This genomic interval carries:
- a CDS encoding DUF7144 family membrane protein gives rise to the protein MARTVTAWVGWVWFGAFALLTVGLFNIVAGLVAVFQDDKVLAWSGNGVVLFDVSAWGWVHLLLGIALTALGLALFTGAAWARYTACVFVVLNLVAQFVSLPVTPWWSLTVIALDVVVLWALTVHGADVERAVS